One part of the Streptomyces lienomycini genome encodes these proteins:
- a CDS encoding cation:proton antiporter, protein MGHADTLLAMGGAFVAAAFLARLGGRIGLPTIPLFMLAGILLGPHTPGFVLVEDAHDFEMLSALGLVLLLFYLGLEFHLDDLRSGGKRLLTAGGVYLLLNVGAGLGFGFVLGWGVREALVLAGVLGISSSAIVTKILIDLGRIGRPETRLILGVIVVEDIFLALYLAALQPVIAGAHGVADTVLQAGKAFGFLLVLAAAARYGTRLVGRLIHTRDNELLVISFLGAAVLVAGVSEVLGVADAIGAFMVGLILAGTPSGPRIRELVHPLRDAFAAIFFFAFGLAIDPGDLASVAGPVAAAAALTVVMNVVAGLCVARVYHYGSEPAAEIATTLVARGEFALILAAMAAGAGLDARLAPFIAGYVLVLAVLGPIVAGRAHVLAAGLRAAGRLLPGTTPGPEVPGGGAGKDAQTHGPSASPSDTEPEPLPASSSCSAPSSGRAEAER, encoded by the coding sequence GTGGGACACGCTGACACCCTGCTCGCCATGGGCGGTGCCTTCGTGGCCGCCGCGTTCCTCGCCCGCCTCGGCGGCAGGATCGGACTTCCGACGATCCCCCTGTTCATGCTCGCGGGCATCCTGCTCGGCCCCCACACACCGGGCTTCGTCCTGGTGGAGGACGCGCACGACTTCGAGATGCTCTCCGCGCTCGGACTGGTGCTGCTCCTCTTCTACCTGGGCCTGGAGTTCCACCTCGACGACCTCAGGAGCGGCGGCAAACGGCTGCTCACCGCGGGGGGCGTCTATCTGCTCCTGAACGTCGGTGCCGGGCTCGGTTTCGGGTTCGTCCTCGGGTGGGGTGTGCGCGAGGCGCTGGTGCTGGCGGGTGTGCTCGGCATCTCCTCGTCCGCGATCGTCACCAAGATCCTCATCGACCTGGGCCGGATCGGCCGCCCGGAGACCCGGCTGATCCTCGGTGTCATCGTCGTGGAGGACATCTTCCTCGCGCTGTACCTGGCCGCCCTGCAGCCGGTCATCGCGGGCGCGCACGGCGTCGCCGACACGGTCCTGCAGGCCGGCAAGGCCTTCGGCTTCCTGCTGGTGCTGGCCGCCGCGGCCCGCTACGGCACCCGGCTCGTGGGCCGCCTGATCCACACGCGGGACAACGAACTGCTCGTCATCAGCTTCCTCGGCGCCGCGGTGCTCGTCGCCGGTGTCTCCGAAGTGCTCGGCGTCGCCGACGCGATCGGCGCGTTCATGGTCGGCCTGATCCTCGCCGGCACCCCGTCGGGGCCCCGCATCCGCGAACTGGTGCACCCGCTGCGCGACGCCTTCGCGGCCATCTTCTTCTTCGCCTTCGGACTCGCCATCGACCCCGGCGACCTCGCCTCCGTCGCCGGTCCGGTCGCCGCGGCGGCGGCGCTGACCGTCGTCATGAACGTCGTCGCCGGGCTGTGCGTCGCCCGGGTGTACCACTACGGCTCCGAACCGGCCGCGGAGATCGCCACCACCCTGGTGGCCCGCGGGGAGTTCGCGCTGATCCTGGCCGCCATGGCCGCGGGCGCCGGGCTCGACGCGCGCCTCGCTCCCTTCATCGCCGGTTACGTGCTCGTCCTCGCCGTCCTCGGACCCATCGTCGCGGGACGGGCCCATGTCCTCGCCGCCGGGTTGCGGGCCGCGGGCCGGCTGCTGCCCGGGACGACACCCGGACCGGAGGTGCCGGGCGGCGGGGCCGGCAAGGACGCGCAGACGCACGGTCCGTCGGCGTCGCCGTCGGACACGGAGCCGGAGCCGTTGCCCGCCTCCTCCTCGTGCTCGGCCCCGTCCTCGGGGCGTGCGGAGGCCGAGCGCTAG
- a CDS encoding cytochrome P450, with amino-acid sequence MDAHRRPLTDRTPALLAEGYAWLPNRMRDSTGSVVRTRLLGRPALAVRGPQAVRLFYDEGHVQRHGAVPAPVLDTLFGQGAVHTLDGDAHRVRKELFLPLLNPDRVAGLTEHVAAAWDEAVRTWSERPRIVLFDEAGLVLTRGVCAWAGIPPDAVDARSLARDLVAMVDGFATPGPRHLRARRARTRQETRTARLIEEVRTGARTAPADSVLEAVARHRDTPEHPLDTRTAAVELLNVLRPTAAVSWFVAFAAHALHRWPAHRERLRAGDGAFATAFAHEVRRFYPFAPFLGGRTVTEVTWHGESVPAGGLLLLDVYGHHHDEELWGDPYTFRPERFLDRSPGADELIPQGGGDPAHGHRCPGERITVGLLETLAVRLARLEYTVPEQDLRIPLRRVPTRPRSGFVVTGVRAP; translated from the coding sequence ATGGACGCTCACCGCCGCCCGTTGACGGACCGCACCCCCGCACTGCTCGCCGAGGGATACGCCTGGCTGCCCAACCGCATGCGCGACAGCACCGGCTCCGTGGTGCGCACCCGGCTGCTCGGCAGGCCCGCGCTGGCCGTGCGGGGCCCGCAGGCCGTGCGGCTCTTCTACGACGAGGGACACGTCCAGCGCCACGGCGCCGTACCCGCACCGGTGCTGGACACCCTGTTCGGGCAGGGCGCGGTCCACACCCTCGACGGCGACGCCCACCGCGTCCGCAAGGAACTGTTCCTGCCGCTGCTGAACCCCGACCGTGTCGCCGGCCTCACCGAGCACGTCGCCGCGGCCTGGGACGAGGCCGTGCGCACCTGGAGCGAGCGGCCCCGGATCGTGCTGTTCGACGAGGCGGGCCTCGTGCTCACCCGAGGGGTCTGCGCCTGGGCGGGGATCCCGCCGGACGCCGTCGACGCCCGGTCCCTGGCGCGGGACCTCGTCGCGATGGTCGACGGCTTCGCCACCCCGGGGCCGCGCCACCTGCGGGCCCGCCGCGCCCGCACCCGGCAGGAGACCCGGACGGCCCGCCTGATCGAGGAGGTCAGGACCGGCGCCCGCACCGCGCCCGCGGACTCCGTGCTGGAGGCGGTGGCCCGGCACCGCGACACCCCGGAGCACCCGCTGGACACCCGGACGGCCGCGGTGGAACTGCTGAACGTCCTGCGCCCCACCGCCGCCGTGAGCTGGTTCGTGGCCTTCGCCGCCCACGCCCTGCACCGGTGGCCGGCCCACCGCGAGCGGCTGCGTGCCGGCGACGGCGCCTTCGCCACGGCGTTCGCACACGAGGTGCGCCGCTTCTACCCGTTCGCCCCGTTCCTCGGCGGACGGACCGTCACGGAGGTGACCTGGCACGGCGAGTCCGTCCCGGCCGGCGGGCTCCTGCTGCTCGACGTCTACGGACACCACCACGACGAGGAACTCTGGGGCGACCCGTACACCTTCCGGCCCGAGCGCTTCCTCGACCGCAGCCCCGGCGCCGACGAACTGATCCCGCAGGGCGGCGGCGACCCCGCCCACGGCCACCGCTGCCCCGGCGAGCGCATCACCGTCGGCCTGCTGGAGACCCTGGCGGTGCGGTTGGCACGCCTCGAGTACACAGTCCCCGAGCAGGACCTGCGCATTCCGCTGCGCCGTGTGCCGACCCGCCCGCGCAGCGGCTTCGTCGTCACCGGCGTACGCGCGCCCTGA
- a CDS encoding SRPBCC family protein yields MTEYERSRTMPAHPEQVFDQAANVGQLDTWLPRDLHVEPEEPPAVTVHEDRTDQDTSALLSARPEQMRLEWGTREQGSYAGWLQVAGLDSGASEVTVHLSFLDDSHDPGRRTVDDALDGSLRRLEEQVRMRTDNAAG; encoded by the coding sequence ATGACCGAGTACGAGCGTTCCCGCACCATGCCCGCCCACCCCGAGCAGGTCTTCGACCAGGCCGCCAACGTGGGGCAACTGGACACCTGGCTGCCCCGCGACCTGCACGTCGAGCCGGAGGAACCGCCCGCCGTCACCGTGCACGAGGACCGCACCGACCAGGACACCTCGGCCCTGCTGAGCGCCCGCCCCGAGCAGATGCGGCTCGAATGGGGCACCCGAGAGCAGGGCAGCTACGCCGGCTGGCTGCAGGTCGCCGGACTCGACAGCGGGGCCAGCGAGGTCACGGTGCACCTGTCGTTCCTCGACGACAGCCACGACCCCGGCCGCCGGACGGTGGACGACGCCCTCGACGGCAGCCTGCGACGCCTGGAGGAACAGGTGAGGATGCGCACCGACAACGCGGCCGGCTGA
- a CDS encoding PP2C family protein-serine/threonine phosphatase has translation MSTSDPDGAALWRFLADPAHLTMDLRTAAAHAARALGLRHAVVYLVDLQQRRLVPQTAVAPPVAVDGSLAGWAYRTQSLRVEESGTGSVTAWFPLLDGAERLGVLAVTDTALTASTLTRGRALASLLAMVITSKRLYEDSFVLRTRTEQMRLPAEMLRALLPPRTIGNGHVVSTAVLEPAYEIGGDAFDHSLTDTTLHVAVLDAMGHDLASGLTSTVSLAACRNARRNGYDLPELVRSVDEALSRWLPEQFCTAVVARLDLVTGVLHWANCGHPAPILIRDERLIIYAMERDADPPMGMPSLLTSRPRRTHEIPLQPGDRVLMYTDGVVEARTREAKLLGLERFADYVIRATAGGELAPESLRRLIHSILAAQEGRLRDDATLLMFEWRPPAG, from the coding sequence GTGTCCACGTCGGACCCGGACGGCGCGGCGCTGTGGCGGTTCCTCGCCGACCCGGCCCACCTCACCATGGACCTGCGCACCGCCGCCGCCCACGCCGCCAGGGCGCTGGGGCTGCGGCACGCCGTCGTCTACCTCGTCGACCTCCAGCAGCGCCGCCTCGTCCCCCAGACGGCCGTCGCACCGCCGGTCGCGGTCGACGGGTCGCTGGCGGGATGGGCGTACCGCACCCAGTCGCTGCGGGTGGAGGAGTCCGGGACGGGCTCCGTCACCGCCTGGTTCCCGCTGCTGGACGGTGCGGAGCGGCTCGGCGTGCTGGCCGTGACCGATACCGCCCTGACCGCTTCCACGCTGACCCGGGGCCGGGCGCTCGCCTCGCTGCTCGCCATGGTGATCACGTCCAAGCGGCTCTACGAGGACTCCTTCGTCCTGCGCACCCGCACGGAGCAGATGCGGCTGCCCGCCGAGATGCTCCGTGCCCTGCTGCCGCCGCGCACGATCGGCAACGGCCACGTCGTGTCGACGGCCGTGCTGGAACCGGCGTACGAGATCGGCGGCGACGCCTTCGACCACTCGCTCACCGACACGACCCTGCACGTGGCGGTCCTGGACGCCATGGGGCACGACCTGGCCTCCGGCCTGACCAGCACCGTCTCCCTGGCGGCCTGCCGCAACGCCCGCCGCAACGGCTACGACCTGCCCGAGCTGGTGCGGAGTGTGGACGAGGCGCTGTCCCGCTGGCTGCCGGAGCAGTTCTGCACGGCGGTCGTCGCACGGCTCGACCTGGTCACCGGGGTGCTGCACTGGGCCAACTGCGGGCATCCCGCGCCGATCCTGATCCGCGACGAGCGGCTGATCATCTACGCCATGGAGCGCGACGCCGACCCGCCCATGGGCATGCCGTCCCTGCTCACCTCGCGACCGCGCCGGACGCACGAGATCCCACTGCAGCCGGGCGACCGGGTGCTGATGTACACCGACGGTGTCGTGGAGGCGCGGACCCGGGAGGCGAAGCTGCTGGGATTGGAGCGCTTCGCCGACTACGTCATCCGGGCCACGGCCGGCGGGGAGCTGGCGCCCGAGTCGCTGCGCCGGCTGATCCACTCGATCCTGGCCGCGCAGGAGGGCCGGCTGCGGGACGACGCGACGCTGCTGATGTTCGAGTGGCGGCCGCCCGCCGGCTGA
- a CDS encoding nucleotidyltransferase domain-containing protein produces the protein MRQPADDHAGDRRGGVSELRPAAGDRANAPRSRAPHEDLPLDRNQAILQAAKQVGSTLKRAEHPFALAGSVAVYAHGGTQNLQHDVDFCIRPEDADAVAATLRGAGLTVYTPPEDWLLKADCLGQQVDLIFELAHEPVTAELLGRARDLSVDSVLMPVLSPTDLLRGLLAAFSEHHCDFGAVLPIARTLREKIDWAALRRDCGDAPMPAAFFFILERLEIIPPAGAPATVPQEERR, from the coding sequence ATGAGGCAGCCCGCCGACGATCACGCCGGCGACCGGCGTGGCGGCGTGTCCGAGCTGCGCCCCGCCGCGGGGGACCGCGCGAACGCCCCGCGGAGCCGGGCCCCGCACGAGGACCTCCCGCTCGACCGCAACCAGGCGATCCTCCAGGCGGCCAAGCAGGTGGGCTCGACGCTCAAGAGGGCGGAGCATCCGTTCGCGCTGGCCGGCAGTGTCGCGGTGTACGCGCACGGCGGCACCCAGAACCTCCAGCACGACGTCGACTTCTGCATCCGGCCCGAGGACGCGGACGCCGTCGCCGCGACCCTGCGGGGAGCGGGGCTGACGGTGTACACGCCGCCCGAGGACTGGCTGCTGAAGGCGGACTGCCTGGGGCAGCAGGTCGACCTCATCTTCGAGTTGGCGCACGAGCCCGTCACGGCGGAGCTGCTGGGGCGGGCCCGGGACCTGTCGGTCGACTCGGTGCTGATGCCGGTCCTGTCGCCGACCGATCTGCTGCGCGGTCTGCTGGCGGCCTTCTCGGAGCACCACTGCGACTTCGGTGCCGTGCTGCCGATCGCCCGCACCCTGCGCGAGAAGATCGACTGGGCCGCGCTGCGCCGCGACTGCGGCGACGCCCCGATGCCCGCCGCGTTCTTCTTCATTCTCGAACGGCTGGAGATCATCCCCCCGGCCGGTGCGCCGGCCACCGTCCCTCAGGAGGAGCGGCGATGA
- a CDS encoding BON domain-containing protein, translated as MSDPVGHQGPAASGPAPAAGDPENAEYRVAHLQERLAAEELGELGVRAEIRAGTVAVTGTVPSARCRETVLRVAREELAGLTVHTDVVVAQTTRPDHAEEL; from the coding sequence ATGAGCGACCCCGTCGGACACCAGGGCCCCGCGGCGAGCGGCCCCGCCCCCGCGGCCGGGGACCCGGAGAACGCGGAATACCGCGTGGCCCACCTGCAGGAGCGGCTGGCCGCCGAGGAACTCGGTGAACTCGGCGTACGGGCCGAGATCAGGGCCGGGACGGTCGCGGTCACCGGCACGGTGCCCTCGGCCCGGTGCCGCGAGACCGTGCTGCGCGTCGCGCGCGAGGAACTGGCCGGGCTGACCGTGCACACCGACGTCGTGGTGGCGCAGACCACCCGGCCCGACCATGCGGAGGAGCTGTGA
- a CDS encoding metallophosphoesterase family protein yields MRVAAVGDIHMGPDGEGLLRPAFETLPDCADLLLLAGDLTRHGTPEEARVVAREVGGLPVPVVAVLGNHDHHDEQPEKVTAILRDAGVTVLEGEGTVVDCAGQRLGIAGTKGFGGGFVGRSAGEFGEPVMKEFVRTTRRSADSLHAALKELDEEGCAARVALTHFSPVADTLAGEPPEIHPFLGSYLLAEAIDTAGADLAVHGHAHLGSEHGMTAGGVRVRNVAQPVIRRAFNVYELGAA; encoded by the coding sequence ATGCGCGTCGCCGCCGTCGGGGACATCCACATGGGGCCCGACGGCGAAGGGTTGCTGCGGCCCGCGTTCGAGACCCTGCCCGACTGTGCCGACCTGCTGCTCCTGGCCGGGGACCTCACCCGCCACGGCACCCCCGAGGAGGCGCGGGTGGTCGCCCGTGAGGTGGGCGGCCTGCCGGTGCCGGTGGTGGCGGTGCTCGGCAACCACGACCACCACGACGAACAGCCCGAGAAGGTCACCGCCATCCTCCGGGACGCCGGGGTGACGGTTCTGGAGGGCGAGGGAACCGTCGTGGACTGTGCCGGGCAACGGCTGGGCATCGCGGGCACCAAGGGGTTCGGCGGCGGGTTCGTCGGGCGCAGCGCGGGCGAGTTCGGTGAGCCGGTGATGAAGGAGTTCGTGCGCACCACGCGCCGCTCGGCGGACAGTCTGCACGCCGCGCTGAAGGAGCTGGACGAGGAGGGCTGCGCGGCGCGGGTGGCGTTGACCCACTTCTCCCCGGTCGCCGACACGCTCGCCGGGGAGCCGCCGGAGATCCATCCGTTCCTCGGCAGCTATCTGCTGGCGGAGGCGATCGACACGGCCGGCGCCGACCTGGCCGTCCACGGCCACGCCCACCTGGGTTCGGAGCACGGGATGACGGCCGGCGGCGTCCGGGTGCGCAATGTGGCGCAGCCGGTCATCCGCCGGGCCTTCAACGTCTACGAACTGGGCGCCGCCTGA
- a CDS encoding GNAT family N-acetyltransferase yields MTATAFVRPYRPADAPALDDICVRTAHNGRDSRPVYADPTVLPAVFAAPYVHLDPGLAFVLDDGEGRAVGYVLGTADTARFAEEFRAKWLPRVADRYPAPPGPPTTPDEVMAGLLHDPERMIVTELAAYPAHLHIDLLPDHQGQGHGRALMRTFWRALRERGVPAVHLVMATANTPARAFYDRLGFHEVAAAGLDPADVTCLGRTTRETGQGQT; encoded by the coding sequence GTGACAGCGACCGCGTTCGTACGCCCCTACCGCCCCGCCGACGCCCCGGCCCTCGACGACATCTGCGTCCGGACCGCGCACAACGGCCGGGACAGCCGTCCCGTGTACGCCGACCCCACCGTCCTGCCCGCCGTCTTCGCCGCACCCTACGTCCACCTGGACCCCGGACTGGCCTTCGTGCTGGACGACGGCGAGGGCCGCGCGGTCGGCTACGTCCTCGGCACGGCGGACACCGCGCGCTTCGCCGAGGAGTTCCGGGCGAAGTGGCTGCCGCGGGTCGCGGACCGGTACCCGGCGCCACCGGGCCCGCCCACCACCCCGGACGAGGTCATGGCCGGGCTGCTGCACGACCCGGAACGCATGATCGTGACCGAGTTGGCCGCCTACCCGGCCCACCTCCACATCGACCTGCTGCCCGACCACCAGGGACAGGGCCACGGCCGGGCCCTGATGCGGACCTTCTGGCGTGCCCTGCGCGAACGCGGCGTACCCGCCGTCCACCTGGTCATGGCGACGGCCAACACGCCCGCCCGGGCCTTCTACGACCGGCTGGGCTTCCACGAGGTCGCCGCGGCGGGCCTCGACCCGGCGGACGTCACCTGCCTGGGGCGCACGACGCGGGAGACGGGACAGGGGCAGACCTGA
- a CDS encoding molybdopterin-dependent oxidoreductase, which yields MEDTTDRIARPWGDRTPYGRGETWPARVDTFLADGVDPGAVQRWVQAASILHSDGDAMDIAVADGRMVGVRGRDVDRVNRGRLGPKDLFGWQANASPDRLTRPLVRRDGRLVETDWDTAMDLVATRSRELLDERGPGSIGFYTSGQLFLEEYYTLAVLARAGIGTNHLDGNTRLCTSTAAEALKETFGCDGQPGSYDDFDHADVIALFGHNIAETQPVQWMRLLDRLEGADPPRLLCVDPRPTRVAAHAAVHLAPRGGTNVALLNALLHETIRHERIDRDFIAAHTVGFGELAARVADCTPKWAAEICDVPAARIEEAAELVGTADALVSTVLQGVYQSHQATAAAVQVNNLHLIRGMLGRPGAGLLQMNGQPTAQNTRECGANGDLPGFRNWQNDAHVADLARVWNVEPETIPHFAPPTHAMQIFRYAEQGSLRMLWISGTNPAVSMPELSRIRSVLSQERLFTVVQDLYLTETARLADVVLPAATWGEKTGALTNADRTVHLSQKAVEPPGEARPDLDIFLDYARRMDFRDKDGGPLITWDGPEPAFEAWKRCSAGRPCDYTGLSYAKLRDTSGIQWPCDERAPEGTARLYTDGIAWAGPDVCESYGKDLETGASQEVVEYRSLNPDGRAMLKAAAYLPPHEEPDEEYPFQLTTGRTIYHFHTRTKTGRAPQLNDAAPDVWVEISTRDAERLGLGEGDLVEVTGRRGALRGRLRVTGIRAGLLFVPFHYGYWDTEGGSGPGPDTPGRAANETIVTDWDPASKQPLFKTATAALTLVERGDGRPSPAPTTTASAPATTGTVRPTSGGPAARTTEQEPSEFPHAHEEGAQ from the coding sequence ATGGAGGACACGACGGACCGGATCGCGAGGCCGTGGGGCGACCGGACGCCCTACGGACGGGGCGAGACCTGGCCCGCCCGGGTGGACACGTTCCTCGCGGACGGGGTGGACCCCGGGGCGGTGCAGCGATGGGTGCAGGCCGCGTCGATCCTGCACTCGGACGGCGACGCCATGGACATCGCGGTGGCCGACGGCCGGATGGTGGGCGTACGGGGCCGGGACGTGGACCGGGTCAACCGGGGCCGGCTGGGCCCCAAGGACCTGTTCGGCTGGCAGGCCAACGCCTCCCCGGACCGGTTGACCCGCCCGCTGGTACGGCGCGACGGGCGGCTGGTGGAGACGGACTGGGACACGGCGATGGACCTGGTGGCCACCCGCTCGCGCGAGTTGCTGGACGAGCGCGGGCCGGGCTCGATCGGCTTCTACACCTCCGGTCAGCTGTTCCTGGAGGAGTACTACACGCTCGCGGTCCTGGCCCGGGCCGGCATCGGTACCAACCACCTCGACGGCAACACCCGGCTGTGCACGTCCACGGCCGCGGAGGCGTTGAAGGAGACGTTCGGCTGCGACGGGCAGCCCGGCAGCTACGACGACTTCGACCACGCCGACGTGATCGCGCTGTTCGGCCACAACATCGCCGAGACCCAGCCCGTGCAGTGGATGCGGCTCCTCGACCGCTTGGAGGGGGCCGATCCGCCGCGCCTGCTGTGCGTGGACCCGCGTCCCACCCGCGTCGCCGCACACGCCGCCGTGCACCTCGCGCCGCGCGGCGGCACCAACGTCGCCCTGCTCAACGCGCTGCTGCACGAGACGATCCGGCACGAGCGGATCGACCGCGACTTCATCGCCGCGCACACCGTCGGCTTCGGGGAACTGGCCGCCCGGGTCGCCGACTGCACGCCGAAGTGGGCGGCGGAGATCTGCGACGTCCCCGCCGCCCGGATCGAGGAGGCGGCCGAACTCGTCGGTACCGCCGACGCGTTGGTCTCCACGGTCCTCCAGGGCGTCTACCAGTCCCACCAGGCCACCGCCGCCGCCGTCCAGGTCAACAACCTGCACCTGATCCGCGGCATGCTGGGCCGCCCCGGCGCCGGGCTCCTCCAGATGAACGGCCAGCCCACCGCCCAGAACACCCGCGAGTGCGGCGCCAACGGCGACCTGCCCGGGTTCCGCAACTGGCAGAACGACGCCCATGTCGCCGACCTGGCCCGGGTGTGGAACGTCGAGCCGGAGACCATCCCGCACTTCGCGCCGCCGACGCACGCGATGCAGATCTTCCGGTACGCCGAGCAGGGGTCGCTGCGGATGCTGTGGATCAGCGGCACCAACCCGGCCGTCTCGATGCCCGAGCTGTCCCGCATCCGCTCGGTCCTCTCGCAGGAGAGGCTGTTCACGGTCGTGCAGGACCTGTACCTGACGGAGACGGCGCGGCTCGCCGACGTGGTGCTGCCCGCCGCAACCTGGGGCGAGAAGACCGGCGCGCTCACCAACGCCGACCGCACGGTGCACCTGTCCCAGAAGGCGGTGGAACCGCCCGGCGAGGCCAGGCCGGACCTGGACATCTTCCTGGACTACGCGCGCCGGATGGACTTCCGGGACAAGGACGGCGGCCCGCTGATCACCTGGGACGGCCCCGAGCCGGCGTTCGAGGCGTGGAAGCGGTGCAGCGCGGGCCGACCCTGCGACTACACGGGCCTGTCCTACGCCAAGCTGCGCGACACCAGCGGCATCCAGTGGCCCTGCGACGAGCGGGCCCCCGAGGGCACCGCGCGGCTGTACACGGACGGCATCGCCTGGGCCGGCCCGGACGTGTGCGAGAGCTACGGCAAGGATTTGGAGACCGGGGCGTCGCAGGAGGTCGTGGAGTACCGCTCCCTCAATCCGGACGGCAGAGCGATGCTGAAGGCCGCCGCCTACCTGCCGCCGCACGAGGAACCGGACGAGGAGTACCCGTTCCAACTCACCACGGGGCGCACGATCTACCACTTCCACACCCGCACGAAGACCGGTCGGGCGCCCCAGCTCAACGACGCCGCCCCGGACGTGTGGGTGGAGATCTCGACCCGGGACGCGGAGCGGCTCGGCCTCGGCGAGGGCGACCTGGTGGAGGTGACCGGCAGGCGCGGCGCCCTGCGCGGGCGGCTGCGGGTGACGGGCATCCGGGCGGGGCTGCTGTTCGTGCCCTTCCACTACGGCTACTGGGACACCGAGGGCGGGTCCGGGCCGGGCCCGGACACCCCCGGCCGGGCCGCCAACGAGACGATCGTCACCGACTGGGACCCTGCCTCCAAGCAGCCGCTGTTCAAGACGGCCACGGCCGCGCTCACCCTCGTGGAGCGCGGGGACGGCCGGCCGTCCCCGGCACCGACCACCACCGCGTCGGCACCCGCCACCACCGGGACCGTCCGGCCCACCTCGGGCGGACCGGCGGCGCGCACGACGGAGCAGGAACCCAGCGAGTTCCCGCACGCCCACGAGGAAGGCGCCCAGTGA
- a CDS encoding DoxX family protein translates to MSLLRLAGRPMLASMFVAGGLQSLRRPEDVAPVAEPIVRPVADRVPVLPDRTEQLVRLNGAVHVVGGVMLGLGRCPRLAAVALAATLVPTTLAAHRYWDAKDPSDRAQQRIHFLKNLSMMGGLLIAADDTGSAPSLLWRGRHAAQDLRHDAHLVQRSVRAAARPAVRAGGIRARLCV, encoded by the coding sequence ATGAGTCTTCTGCGTTTGGCCGGCCGCCCGATGCTTGCCTCGATGTTCGTCGCGGGCGGCCTGCAGTCGCTGCGCAGGCCCGAGGACGTGGCCCCCGTGGCCGAGCCGATCGTGCGGCCGGTGGCCGACCGCGTGCCGGTGCTGCCGGACCGCACCGAGCAACTCGTACGGCTCAACGGCGCCGTTCACGTGGTGGGCGGGGTCATGCTCGGGCTCGGCCGCTGTCCCCGGCTGGCCGCGGTGGCCCTCGCGGCGACGCTGGTCCCGACCACACTGGCGGCGCACCGGTACTGGGACGCGAAGGACCCGTCCGACCGTGCCCAGCAGCGCATCCACTTCCTGAAGAACCTGTCGATGATGGGCGGTCTGCTCATCGCGGCCGACGACACGGGCAGCGCGCCGTCGTTGCTGTGGCGCGGCCGGCACGCCGCCCAGGACCTCAGGCACGACGCCCATCTGGTGCAGCGCTCCGTCCGGGCCGCGGCGCGTCCCGCGGTACGGGCGGGCGGCATCCGGGCCAGGCTCTGCGTCTGA
- a CDS encoding hemerythrin domain-containing protein — MGHGGNVIDELTTDHREVEELFGRIEALPSGHKDRKTYADQATIELVRHSVAEEAYLYPAVREHVDGGEALADKELEDHAGAEQIMKDLEGCAADDAEFDRLIGKLMSEIREHVADEEGNLFPRLRDACPAKALDELGDKVRQAKKTAPTRPHPSTPDKPPMNKLLAPGAGMVDRVRDALSGRGKSG, encoded by the coding sequence ATGGGACACGGAGGAAACGTCATCGACGAGCTGACGACCGATCATCGTGAGGTCGAGGAGCTCTTCGGCAGGATCGAGGCGCTGCCGTCCGGTCACAAGGACCGCAAGACGTACGCCGACCAGGCCACGATCGAACTGGTCCGGCACTCGGTGGCGGAGGAGGCGTACCTGTACCCGGCCGTCCGTGAGCACGTGGACGGCGGGGAGGCCCTCGCGGACAAGGAGCTGGAGGACCACGCCGGGGCCGAGCAGATCATGAAGGACCTGGAGGGCTGCGCGGCGGACGACGCGGAGTTCGACCGGTTGATCGGCAAGCTGATGAGCGAGATCCGGGAGCACGTCGCCGACGAGGAGGGCAACCTCTTCCCCAGGCTTCGCGACGCGTGTCCGGCCAAGGCCCTGGACGAACTGGGCGACAAGGTGCGTCAGGCGAAGAAGACGGCGCCGACGCGGCCGCACCCGTCCACCCCGGACAAGCCCCCGATGAACAAACTCCTCGCCCCCGGGGCGGGCATGGTCGACCGGGTGCGGGACGCGTTGTCGGGGCGGGGCAAGTCCGGCTGA